In Gracilinanus agilis isolate LMUSP501 chromosome 1, AgileGrace, whole genome shotgun sequence, the sequence TCAGGCCACTACCCCTCTGGGGGGCACAGCCCCGTGTTCACACCCAGAATAATTTTCATACTCAGACACACCAAGACTCAACACTGCTAGGTTCCTCAGGAGAAAGGTCAGGGCAGGAAAGCCCAGTCTTGGCCCCATTGCCTGGAGGACCATGTCCACTTCAGTGAACTCATCCGTTATTAGGCTACTCACCTTGGTAGGTCTTATCAGCTGGGTGAAAAGTGGGCTTCGGAGTTCCTTCTCCAGTAGTTGGGGCCTTCAATGGTCCCTCAGCAGCTCCTTCTGTTGGACCTCCAGACACTTGTGTCCCTCCTGGCCTCTGGCCTCCATCCTGGGATCCCCCCTGAGCATGGTGGTCCTTGACCACCTTCACTGACTTTCCTGGGGTGGTCCCTACTTGGGGACTCCCCAAGTTGGGAGCCAGATGAGGCAGGGTTGGAGATGGTGCTTGGGCACTGATGTTTGCTTTCTGTAGATTGCTGGACAGAGTGGGGGGAGGTTGGAAATGGGACCTGTGCCCCTTGGACCGCCTATGCTGGCCTCCATGCCTCTGCTTCGGCTGCTTCCTCCGGGAAGGCTTCTCTGCTTGGCTAAGCTGGATCTGAGTCACATTGAAGCGACTTGGTTGCAAAAGTCGGGCCCGGGGAATGGGGCCATATTTCTTACACCTAGATATGGAGCAAAAGCAGGAATGGCTCACAGGTCCACAGGCTCCTAGATCTGGGGCTGGAATGGCCCAAAGAGGCCATTTGGGTTGGCCTTCCCATTGTAGAGTGGGACAAACTGAGGTCTGAGGAACTGAAGGGACTTGGAGTCTCTGCCCTCACCATTCTCTGCCTATACTTTGGGGGACGCTATAGGCCCAGCTCAGAGGAGTATCTCCAGGGAGGTAGGATAGCACCATACTTAACACACAATAAAGccaaaaggtgcttaataaaggcctGTTACATGCCTTAACACACAATAGGTGCTCAATAAAGACTTGTTATGTGTTActtgttctaaggttcctcccagccctgacaccccCTTTTCTGAACTCCCTCTTAGCCCTGACACCCTCTGTTCTAGGTCCCTCCCAGCCCTAACACCCCTGACATCCCCTATTCtaggctccctcccagctctgacatcccctgtaCTAGGTCCTTCCCAGCCCTGACACCCTCTGTTCTAGGTCCCTCCAGCCCTGATGttctctgacatcccctgttctaggCTCCCTCTCAGCCCTGACATGGTCTAGGTCCCTTCAGACCTGACATTCTCTGACATCCCCTGCTCTAGATCCCTCCAGCCCTGATGtcctctgacatcccctgttctaggctccctcccagccctgacatacCCTGTTCTAGGTCCCTTCAGACCTGACATTCTCTAACAACCCCTGTTCTaggctccctcccagccctgacatcccctgttctaggctccctcccagccctgacatcccctgttctaggTCCCCCCTCTGTTCTGTCACTTGCTGTTCTCCATACACCTTGAGCCTGGTGTATGAGCCTCCATACACCTTCCCCTCCTGGGGAAGCTCATCAGCATGCTGTCTTACTGGTTTGGTGCCCTTGGGGCTGGGCTCCCGCCTATTCCCAGCCTTCTCTCCCAGGGGGGAGCCCTGAGAGTCTCCCCAGTTCCAggcccctcattttactgaggggGAAGCCGAGGCAGTCCCGGAAAGAAGGCCCCCCACCCCAGGCTCACAGCCGCTGAGGGAAGAACTACCTGTTTCCCTGGAGGTCAAGATTCCCCCCAATGTGTCAGCAGAGCAATCCTGTGAGGCTCCAGGGAGGCAGTAACATGACCTCATCATACAGGTGAGGAAATCGAAACTGCGGTGGGAAATGGCTCTCTCACAGCTGCCCAGGTAGGAGGCAGAGAGAGCCTTGGGAGGGCAGACCCACTTCCAGGCACAAACTCTCACCCGCTCTGCCAAGGGCCCAGCCAGGGTGCCCCAGACCCTCCGGCTAACAGGGGGATCAGCGGGGGAAGGGTTCTGGGAGGAGGCGCCCCGTGGGGCCCCCCAGGATCCGCCGGGACCTTTTCCTCGGGCAAGAGATGGGCAGCAGCAAGGAATCGGGAAAGCCTGGCCGGTGCTGCCAGCCTGGCACGAGGCTACCTACCCGCCCCACCAGTACCACTGGATgcactcctccttctcctccagcACAAAGCAGGGAATTTCCAGCAGGTTGAAGAAGGTGGTGCCCACAAAGTTGGAAATGGCATCCTGCTGGCTCTGGAGGCAGCCCTGGAACCTGGTACCAGAAGCCCAAAGGTTGGTCCCTTCCGCCCATGCATGGTGGTACAGGAAGGGGAGGTttggaaaggggggggggcaatTTTGGGGGGCAATCCTGTGATTTGGGGGGAGTTGGGGAGGCCCCCAGCCAATTGCCCCAGGAATTCAGAAACTCAGAAGGGCAGGGGATAAGAGCCCAGAGGAGCCTCCTGTAGTGGGGGGGGTTCTCAGCCTTTTTGGGGGGCATTTCTATGAGGGTGAAGGACCCGACCGGATAGGAGTTTTAAATACAGAAACCCAAATACTCTGGATCTCAAAGCAAACCAATTGTGTTGAGACGGAGACGTTCACAACCGTCGGAGGTCTTCCCACGGACCCCTGGGTGAAGGGCCAACCTCCCCCAGCCCTCCCATAGTGGGATCAAGGCAACGGAAGCCAGAACTCCCGGAGGAAAAGCCCAAGTCCTGGACTGCCGATCCCTCTATGGgggctccctccctgccccccacccccaggctgGAGCCCAGAGAGGTGCCAGGACACCTTAAGGATATCTGAACCCTGATCCTGCATCCTCTCTGCCAGTGGAGCATCTCCACCCACCCCCGAGCTCAAGGCCACTCACCTGGTGTCGCAGTCGCAGTGGGAGATGGTGTGGAAACGGTAGTTCCGAATCCCATAGTTAAACTCAAAGGGGGAGATGTTGTGGGCACAGCGGTCGTGCTCCCGGCAGCACAGGTCTGGCCCCTGGAAGAGGCCTGTGGGAGGAGGCCACACGCCCTCAGCAGGCATGAGGGGCCACCCCATGCCCCCATTCCTTCCTCTGCTACAAGGTAAGAGCAGAAGCCATCCCTGGGCCCCCCCAACACTCCCCTCCCAACTCCAGTTCCTCTCCTCGGGGCAGACTACAGTGGAATCATCCCTTCTCCATCGATTTAGACTGGACAGAACCTCAAGCCATggaatccaaccccctcattttacagaggaggaaactgaggcttagcacCACTCAGGTCATAAGTGGCCAggtcaggacttgaacccaggtcctcggaCTCTAAATGAACGGATCTTCCCACGACCACATCTTGCCTCTTAGAGTCTAAGCTCAGAACAACACGCGAGTTCCCTTTAAGGAGGGCTTTTCAGAGGGGCAGCCTGCCCTCTCCCCAAGACTCCCGTGGAAGAGCAGCTCTTACCCAGCTCCGTGGAGTTCCCTGCCGAGTTCCCAACTCCACACCACAGTGTCCCGGGCATGGTCCAGCCCCTCTTCACCCGCCGGTGCCCACTGGCTGCCAggtgctcttcctcctcctccacctgccCTTTGGTCCCCTGCCCCCAGGTTGCTTCCTGCCCGGGCCTCGGTGGCACCTCCTCCGAGCTGCTGCCACAGACATCTTGCTGCTCCTGGAGGGCTTCCAAGGCCTGCTGCAGTCCGGGACTTAGGGCATGGGCAAAAATGCCAAGGGATGTCTTCTTGCCCCTCTCCCGGGCACATGCAGCCTGATATGGCAGAACGATGGCAGCTTCCTCCCAATGGGCACACTCCAGCAGGTGGCCCTGCCCATCCCAGCTGGCATGGAAGAGAGCCAACCCTTGGGGGCCGGGGCTCAGGAAGCTCAGGGTCCGGAGGGGAGAAGTGGGCACTGTCCTGGGCACTGCCAAATGGCAGAAGGTGTTGTTCCAGATGAACCTTGGCACAGGCTTCCCCTTAGCCAGCACTACCCCCACAGGGATGAGCACCCACAGGAGCCACCTTGGGTGTCCCatctcggcccccctcgcccccagACACTCCTCCCCTTCTGCCCACTCCCAGAGGGTCCCACGAGGCTGCCCAGGAGCGGAAGCAAAGCTGGCACGGGGTGGGATGGGGGGGAGAAGTGCCTTCTGGACCAATGAATGGAGGGGccggcaggcaggcaggcaagcaggcaggcaggcaggcaagcagAGGCACCGGCTCCGGAGGATGAAGCATATGGGGTGATCTGCGCTCTGTAACTGAATCCACCAGCCACGCTGGGCTCCAGGGCGGCCTCTGATTGGCTCAAACCCTTTTAAACCACCCGGCTCGCCCCGCCCTGGGAGTTTCTTTCTGCCCTTTACCTGAAAGCCCGGGGGATTGGGAAGCCCATCCCTGCTCTCGTGGTCTCAGGAACACAAGGATCTCTGGCTCTGTTTCCCTTTTCCCCTGCTGCTGGGAGCCCTGAGGAGCTGCCTAGTTCCCTACGGTAGGCACAAAGAGGAGGGCCATTCATGTAGGGTGATGGGCTGGGCTTCAGTGCCAGGGAAATGGTTGGCACTGCCCCACCTGTGTCACAAATCAGCTGGCGCTGGGCCATTGAGGAAGCTGACTAGGAATGAGGTAAAGGGCAAGGGAACGCTCTGGGCAGCCAGGGTTCAGGGTCCTGGCAAATGTGGGGAGAGTTCTGGAGGGGCCCCCAATTCCCTAGCCTCATCCCTGAAGCAGCTGTCCTAGTTACTGGTAAATCTCAGGGTGGCAAGGACCAGAATGCAATGCCAGCTGTCCAGGGTTACACTTGTTCGGCTCTCTCCTCACCCCACCCTCCAATCTGGGTCTTGAACCTATAACTCTGGGGTTGAGCCAAGGACCTGTCCATCCACTCTCCACCCAGCTTTCTCTGTGGCTGAGTCACCAACCTGTGGGGCAGTGCTTTAGGGGCTTGGCAAAGTGATAAAGCCccaggcatggagtcaagaagactcatctccctgagttcaaatttggcctcagatacttcctagctgtgtgaccttggctaagtcactttactctgcctcagtttcctcatctgaaaaataagctggaaaagaaaatggccaaccactccaggatcttctCCAAGAAAACTACGAATGGCATCATACAGAGTTGGCCATAACTGAAAACTTCTGAACAGACACTGTGCCTTGGGAGCTGGTTAGGGCAAGGAGGCATcccagaagaatggaaagagccctggatttggaaccagaacCCTTGAGTCCAATCCCAGGCTGGTACTTCACAGTGAAGTGGAactggaggcccagagagggggagCTCataacttgtccaaaatcacacacCAAGAGAGCGCCAGAAATCAGATGCTGGGCGtggagtccagaagacccaagttcaaatcatgcctccaacctttactagctgcgtgaccttggccACATCAATCatttccctaagcctcagtttcctcttctctgtcttttgGAGGCTGCtgtctgttcagtcatttctttccaaactgaaggggttggacttgatggagTTCTGGGACATTATGATTTGTACATGGAGGGGGGATCTGGACATGGGGATTTTGTCTGTAAATATGTGTTTGGGATGGCAAGAAGAGGGGGTTAGACTGGACCACCCCTGAGGCTCTAGTataggggtcagcaacgtatggctctggagccatatctggctctttcgagggccagatatggctctttctgcaggagccataaagtccattttttttttcaggcgctgttacaggagcagcactgtgagcactgtacggctctcacgaaattacattttaaaaaatgtggcgtttatggctctcacggccaaaacggttgccgacccctgctctagtgccTTCCTTGGGAGATAATCCCTCCCTTGTCTTGCCTACATCTGGTCAGGAAACAGCGTTTTGCCTTTGGTCTCTGCTTCTAGGGAACAACAATGATTGACTTCCTCTTATCTCTGCCCAGaggggcttagcacagtgcttgctgGCCCAAGCTAGGTGCTTGATCAGTGACTATTGACATCTAGGCCGGGATCACCTAAGAATatcagaaaggaaaaggaccttagagagctCAGGACCCTAGATCTGGAGTGGATGTGCCTGCCAGAGAagcactatgtgaccttgggctaatCACTTCCTTtgctcagcttcagtttcctcctctgtaaaatgaggggatttggcTCTTTGGCCTATTTTTGGATTTAGGGTGCTACGATATCTATGAGGGGGAggtctatacacacacacaacttaaCCTCGTTTTACAGACGAGAAAATGTCCAGATAAAACCTTACACACATTCACAGACACGTATCAATGAAAAACAAAGGCCATTGAGTCCAAACCCCCcgttttacagagggagaaactgagacccaggcaGGGTCCTCCATTTTCCTGTCTGGCCCTCAATAACCCCTTCTTATTGGGAAAATGCCCCTCAGGCAGTTGGAGAGGCCATGAAGGATATCAGCTTCTGGGAGCTGGCAGCTGTTCTCTGCTCTGTGATCTTCAACTCCCCCAGCCCAAGGCCACCCTGTCAGTCAGTCGTCCCAGCagctggaggtgggggtgggtCACAGAGGCTTGGGAAGGGGGGAGCCTCTGGGGTGGGAGGGGAATCTAAGGAGCCCCTGGGAGCAGAGGAAGCAGGTCGGGATGAGGTTCAGAAGGAAGCATTGGGGGGAGGCGCAGGTCTTCTATCTTCCCCTCTCTCGGGGCCTCAGCTAGAGGTTGTGGGACCAGCCCCAGATCTCCGACCggtacttgctgtgtgactctggatatgtcagacctcagtttcctcctgtgcaAACGAGGGATCCcagcatttcagggggctgtgTGAAGGCACCTTGGATAGAACTAGGAGATGGAGGGGCATCCCTGGGCAGTGGAATTCAGCCCCCAAGGATACAAGTTCAGATCCAGCAACAAGGGCAAGTCCCTTCTCTCCGGACCTGTTTCTTTCCTTGCAAATAAAGAAGTTGGATTTCCTGATTTCTGAGCCCCCTTCCTGATGCAGAGATCCTTAGGCCCACGTCTGGATCTTAGCTCTGCTACTGTACTCCCCACAAGACACTGGGGCTATCCTGGCCCCTCTcggggactcagtttcctcctctgccaaAAGAGGAGGCCAGATGAAGATAAATGCTGAGTGCTTTGGACTTGAGTCGATAAACACTGGGAAGaatgaataattaataagaaTGCCTCAGCTGTCTCTCTCCGTGATTCCTGCCACTTTCTGGCCCTGGTGTCCCCCCTCCTTCTGCTCCTCTGCAGCCTCCTTCCCTCTAGGCACAGCCTCATCCTTCTTATCGCTTATCAGAAGCCAAGTTAGTCTTAATAAGGAAGAGGAACGGATGGAGGATGTGATCCTCTTGGTAGTGAGCAGGTGGGAAGGTCAGAGATTCTCAGGCCTCAGCAGGATTTGGCCTCCCCCTCTTTATCCCTCAGCCCTGCTGGCTGAGGCCTCCACTGGAAGGTAGGGGGAAACCTAgtatccacccccacccccacccctctgaGGCACTGAGTCAAACCTGAGCCAATGAAGAAAGAGGTCAAATGGACCGGAAGGGCATCTGGTCCCCAGGGGCCAAGGATTCAGAGCAGAAGTTATGGGTGGCCTCTAAATCAGCCAAATCTGGGCCTGGCCTGGCCTGATCCAGGACAGAGAGAGCCTGAGGCACCGCACAGAGCCAGCAGGGAGCTTTTCAtggtggagagagagaatgagatggGGGAAAAAGGGGGGAGCCGAGCCAGAGATGTGAGggctggggagagagggagggtctCAGAGGCCCCTGGCTTAGACAAGAGGAAACTCCTCTGGAATGGAGGATCATCCATTCCAATAGAAGCCAATCAGTGATTGTTCATCTGCTCTGTTCTGGGCCAAGATTTAATTCACTGTCTGGACACAACAGCAAACATCCCACCAGGGAGAAGTAAatgaagggggaggggggagaaacaGGAATTAGTAtcggttcagaagagaaagagattgagGAGGGGTCAGGGGGGCTTCCTGCAGGAGGTGGGGAGAATTCCAATAGCCCCAAAGACCACGGACAGTACAGTGAGGAGTGGGGGAATGCAGGAAAACGAATCAATGGATGAGATCAAGATCAGGCCCAGGTTTGCAGTTCAGGAACCAAAAATGAAATCCTTTTCGGCTTGGCCTTAGTTAAGGAGATTCATATAGTTCTATCCCCCGAGGCTCACAACCAGGCTTGTCTAGTCTGGAGTGTGGAAACCCCGGTTGAAGAAAGTGTCAGTAGTGGGAGGTAGAGAcatagggagggaaggaaggattgATGATAGTATGGCATAGGGAGAAAGGCATTTgactgggaatcaggagacctgggttccaatctaacCTTTGCCACACCTTGGAGCATGAGGCAGATACCTTCTTTCCTGTGGTCCTGTTAATGTGAGAAGTTTGGATGAGATGGTCCTTCCAGTGTGGAGCAGAAATGTCTAGTACttcagagtcagaggatctgagtctCAACTCTGTTGCTTGCTGTTAGCCTCtcgaggcctcagtttcctattctgtaaaaagCAGAGATTGGGCTTGAtgggcttctaaggtcccttgcagCTTCAGAACTAGGAATATGAACAACTTTTTGCTCTAGAGAACCAGACAGGGCCCAGGCTGAGGCCCATCTGGACTCAAAAGGAGGGCTCAGGGACTAGTGTATTATCAGGGCCTTCTATAGATAAGGAGAGAATTGTGAGATCAAAGCAGAAaaccagattgtaaagggctttcaatgccaaacagaagtttgtattttaccctaaggaaaataggaaaccaggggtgatacagtggatagagtgacaggcctgaaggcaggaagactcaccttcctaggttcaaatatgactttaaacacttactagctgtgcgaccctgggcaaatcacttaaccctgtttgcctcaatttcttcatctatcaaatgagcaagagaagaaaCTGGCAAAACATttcaggatttttgccaagaaaactccaaatgagggaCTCATTTGGTCAAAAGcaaccaaacaacaataacaaaggtaatagttaaaaattttttaatcaaaatctaGCTCCtagttttaatttataaaattcagtggttttctttcaattctgttcatttctcctttgattttcagggttTGTATTTTGCTGTTTGAAAGTTTCTTATTTATTACTGTTCTAGATGTTTACAATGGGAAGAGTTGAGGCAGGCCAACCCATTAACAGGCTATTTCAATCATCAAGGTTTGAGGTGATAAAGGCCTGTGAGTGGTGTCACTGTCGGTGGAGAGAAGAATATTCAAGAGATGCTGCTGAGGTGAAATCTGCAAGAGATGTTGATCAGGTGAAATCTACAAGAGATGTTGTTGAGGTGAAATCTGCAAGAGATGTTGATCAGGTGAAATCTACAAGAGATGTTGCAGAAgatctttggagaaagaaaaaatgtatgaccaaacaagagatagagagcattataaggtgtaaaaaatgaataattttgattatattatttaaaaaactgctgtacaaacaaaactaaagtaatcaaaattaaaaggaaaacaatagactggggaaatttttataatagatttctctgataaaggtcttatttctcaaatctcTAGAGAACTCTAaatcaagtttataagaatataagccattccccaattgacaaatggtcaaaagatatgaattagcaattttcagatgaataaagcaaaactatcaataatcatataaaaatattctaaatccttcttgattaaagaaatacaaattaaaaaacaaaactgagtaCCACCTCTtccctatcagattggcaaaaaagacagtaaaggaaagtgataaacgtTGGAGGGGGTGTGGTAAAAATGGGACACTAGTGCATTGTtgatagaattgtgaactgatccaaccattctggagagcaatttggaactatacccaaag encodes:
- the PLA2G3 gene encoding LOW QUALITY PROTEIN: group 3 secretory phospholipase A2 (The sequence of the model RefSeq protein was modified relative to this genomic sequence to represent the inferred CDS: deleted 3 bases in 2 codons), coding for MGTVRREATNISWEVAGGGEGSRRHGQEIAPESDRVSDSPSDCPKARPSPSANAGGPGAPRATAAEVPQRALIRSLPPPPPPPPPVTSVRLRLRRLRSLLRGILSPDAGDEIYAKALPALYRKGTADTERNRSGEKGLALVAGSELVSLGAEFHCPGMPLHLLVLSKSADHPICFILRSRCLCLPACLPAACLPAGPSIHWSRRHFSPPSPRASFASAPGQPRGTLWEWAEGEECLGARGAEMGHPRWLLWVLIPVGVVLAKGKPVPRFIWNNTFCHLAVPRTVPTSPLRTLSFLSPGPQGLALFHASWDGQGHLLECAHWEEAAIVLPYQAACARERGKKTSLGIFAHALSPGLQQALEALQEQQDVCGSSSEEVPPRPGQEATWGQGTKGQVEEEEEHLAASGHRRVKRGWTMPGTLWCGVGNSAGNSTELGLFQGPDLCCREHDRCAHNISPFEFNYGIRNYRFHTISHCDCDTRFQGCLQSQQDAISNFVGTTFFNLLEIPCFVLEEKEECIQWYWWGGCKKYGPIPRARLLQPSRFNVTQIQLSQAEKPSRRKQPKQRHGGQHRRSKGHRSHFQPPPTLSSNLQKANISAQAPSPTLPHLAPNLGSPQVGTTPGKSVKVVKDHHAQGGSQDGGQRPGGTQVSGGPTEGAAEGPLKAPTTGEGTPKPTFHPADKTYQDFSKTCQCYRELDRCQHKIEPRETKYQLRNPGSHTLFHCNCTRRLAKVLRTKSPNEVEDKLWNLLALTCFKLEPPEDCGPSSGCRGGSRAVMVPARHLRRLWKKQAGWQSKVPGKKKRRRERRLQAGRRGQEHGGTTTLYDKCLRRISAGPRAAQ